In the genome of Shewanella denitrificans OS217, the window CAGCTTAGGCCACTAACCCCTAATGCAAGGCCTCCTCCCACGGCGCCAAACAACTTAAGTACATCTCGGCGGCTTACATTTTCCACTGCTGTAAATTGTGTCATGTTCATGCCTCCGAAGCGGCTTGAATTGCCGCCTTGATCCGCGGATAGGTGCCGCAGCGGCAAATATTGCCCACCATGGCCTCATTAATTTGCTGCTCGCTCGGCTTTGGGGTACTGGCTAACAATGCCGCCGCCGACATCAATTGCCCCGCCTGACAATATCCGCATTGAGGCACATTATGTTCAAGCCATTGGGCTTTGAGTTTATCCGCTTCTAAGCCCTCAATGGTGGTGACTTGTTTGCCTTGCACTTGGCTCAGGCTTGTCAGGCAGCCTCGCACAGGCTTGCCATCCAGATGTATGGTGCAGGCGCCGCAAAGGCCCGCGCCACAACCAAATTTAGTTCCTGTGAGACCAATTAAATCTCGAAGGGCCCACAGCACCGGCATCTTAGGATCTGCATCCAAAGTAAACTTGCGACCATTGACTAGCAGAGTCTGGGTTGAACTTGGCATCACTCACTCCTTGGTATTGTAGCGCTTAGCGTTATCGAGTTATGTGCCCTGATCCTTAGTGAGGGCTGGCGAGACTTGGATGTCTAGAACTGTGCACCGAGAACGGCGCGCCTAGGCATCAGCCAACCATAAGGATAACTCTGTTTGGGTGTCGATATCTATCGCCGCTTGTTCCAGTGGCAATAGCTGTAATTGTTGACGGTTATGGCGTTCAACTAAAATGGCCTTAGCGCCTTTATCTGCGTTTAATTGACTCAAGGCAGAAAAATCATCAGCTAAAAAAATAGCAGGAACCCCAGGAGTTTGCCGATAAAAAGCCGCCGTTGTCTGTCCGCTATGGGGAGCGCCTTGTGAAAATCTGCCACAAAACAGCGCGAATAGCGCAGCGTAATCGTGAGACTCGAGAGCCACTTGATCGGCTAATGTCAGCAATAAGGCATCGGCATCAAGCTCAGCTGCATGCTTAACCGCGACTCGAATCGAGCTGCTTAAGCCTTGATGCCAATCTGGATTTAGCCGATAAGCCATGCCGCTTGGCAATAGCGGGGCTAAGCACTCATGGTGGCCGCCCAAAATGACTGTCACAGGAGAGAGTTCGAGCCTAGAAATGTCAACACTGTGATTAACACTTGCGTTTGAATGCACGCCGTCTTGCTGAGCCTGAAACTGCTCACAGCCTAGCTGCAACTGCTGAATGCTGTGCTCGAGTAAAAGCTTGCCATTATTAAGCCTGCTCATAAGCTTTACCCCATTAAAGCGCCGACTGCCTCCGGCGGCCAGTATGACGGGCACCAATCTAATCGGTTTATTTAAGGGCATCCCATTACCTCATCGAGTGCGATAATAGCGCTGCCATGAAGCACCCCATGGCATTGTGACACTATGCTAAGGGCCACTGAACTTGGTAACTCACCGCCTAAGGCAAGACCGGCTGGCGCCGAGAAAAAGCACTTAATGTCTGCCAATTCAAGTCCCGCTATTCTCAAGACGCGATCCCGCCTTTGGGGCGGGCCCAGTAAGGCTAAATAGGCTAGGTTATTATGGGAGTGCGGCTGGGAAAGCGATGCCAGCAAGGAGAGCGCCTTGGCGTCTAAATTTAAGTTATGACTCATGACAATTGCCGCATCTAAGCGCTTAAGTATTGCGGGTTCTATGGCGTCAAAGGGGCCTTTGACTACCTTGACCGAGGGAAAATCATAAAGCCTGCCATAGGCGCTGCGCTCATCAAACACGCTCACCTGCCAGCCCAGTTGCTGGGCCATCGCCGCTACAGGCTGTGCATCCAGACCCGCGCCAAAAATGCCTAATGCGATGGGCGGTGCTAAACGCATAGTTAACACCTCATGCTTATAAGCAGTGACAGCCTTATGCGCCCCCTTCAATTGAGCTTGAGTCAAATTGTCGGATAAAGGCACTATGCTAAGCTTGGCGCTTGCCTGCTGACACGGACTGGCGTTTGCTGGCAAACTCAACTCATACTCGACGCTATCCCCTCGCGCTAATGCCGCTAATAACGGGTTAAAACCGAGATAATCGTTAGCTTTAGTCACTGTCACTAACATGATGTTCACTATGCCGCCACAGCCCAGCTGATAACTGCTATCTGACTCATCGCTGGCATCATACTCAACCTGAGCAACACATTGGCTTTGGATGACCTGCTGCGCATGACGGCGAAGGTCCGCCTCTAGGCAACCACCACTTAACATGCCATAACTCTTACCCATGGGGTGAAATAACATCATGGCGCCAGGTTTTCGATAAGACGAGCCCTGAACTTGAGTCAAGACAGCCAACACCCAAGCCTCATCGGGGCTTTGATGCCATTGTCGCAACAAATCTAACAGGTCATGGGTCATAATAAATGCAAGCCATTGCTTTAGAAGAGGTTAATCTAATCAAGTTAGCAGACTAATGTAAATGATGAAAGAAATTGCTGTGGATGAAAAAACAAACAGGATTTAAATTTCAAAAAAGTGCCCTAAGGTATTACACTCTGCCACTCTCATAATGCAAATGCCTCTGCTACTGCCGACTCAGCTTTTTAAATTTCAGTCACCTAAGAGAGCCCTTGTATTCCAAGCTTACAACTTATAAAAGGTGCATTATGCGCACAGATAACAAGCTCAGTGGCATCATAGCGAAGAAACACAGCTTCAGTGTCCCACTGGATTACCAACAAAGCCCCAGTGAACAGATAAACCTCTTTGTGCGTGAACTTTCAAGTGTTGAACACCAAAATAAAGAACTGCCCTATTTGGTTTTCTTTCAAGGGGGCCCAGGGTTTGGCGCCGTTAGGCCTGTTGCCAATACCGGTTGGATAAAGCGCGCCTTAACTCAGTATCGAGTCCTCTTATTAGATCAAAGAGGCACCGGGCTTTCAACTCCTGTGAGCGCTGAGAGTCTGGCTCATTTGACCTCCCAGCAGCAAGCTGAATACCTAAGTCATTTTCGAAGTGATAACATCATTCGTGATGCAGAGCTCATTCGCGCTAAACTCAGCCCTGATAGGCCTTGGAGCATTTTAGGTCAGAGCTTTGGCGGCTTTTGTGTGCTGCGTTATTTAAGTGCCGCCCCACAAGGGCTGAAAGCCGCCTATATCACTGGCGGCATTCCCTCCCTAGAACGCAGTGCCGATGAAGTCTATCAAGCGACCTATCAAAGAGTATTAGCTAAAAATCAGGATTTTTTCAGCCGTTTTAGTGATGCCAGAGAGCTTGCCAACAGGCTTGCCAGTCACATCAGTGAATATGAAGTATTACTCAGTTCAGGGGAGCGCTTAACCGTTGAAATGCTGCAACTGTTAGGTATAAATCTTGGCATGGAACAAGGCCCTGAGGGCGTGTATTACTTGCTGGAACAAGCCTTAATCGACACGGCCCAAGGGGTTAAAGTGAATCCGCTGTTTTTGCATCAGTTTGGTCAATTTTTAGATTACAACACCAACCCGCTGTTCGCCGTGCTGCATGAGTCCATCTATTGTCAAAATAGCGCCTCAAATTGGGCCGCTCATCGAGTGCGTGAACAATATAGTCAGTTTAATTATCACCTCGGCAAAGATTTATTGTTCACAGGTGAAATGGTTTACCCTTGGATGTTCGATCAATTCAGCCAACTTCAGCCCTTAAAAGAAGCCGCCGAATTATTGGCCGCGAAATCAGACTGGCCAGCACTGTATGATCTCGAGCAACTTAAAGCCAATACAGTGCCCGTCAGCGCCGCCATTTACAGCGAAGACATGTTTGTTGAGATGCAGTACAGCTTAGAAACCACTAAAGATGTAGGCAGCCTTAAGTACTGGCTGACGTCAGAATACGAGCACAATGGCATACGCATGGATGGCGAGCGAGTGCTGGATAAGCTCATCGCCCTTAATACGGGGCGAGAGCTGAGATAGGCGACAGATAGCAATGAGGATCTAGGATCTTGCTCCAAGATTCTAGGATCTAGGTTCTAAACCCTAGGGCCTAGGACCTGAATTAACCCACTGTTTTAATATACTTTTTTAATTAACTTAGCAGGGCTAACAAGTCTTCTGCACTTCCCTGCCATGGGCCTTGCTCTTTGTCTGACAAGATGCTGTCCGCAAGGCCCTGCTTATGCTGCTGCATCTCATGGATTTTTTCTTCCACCGTGCCTTGGGCTATCAATTTATAGACAAATACTGGGTTCAGTTGTCCAATTCTGTGGGCTCTGTCTGTGGCTTGGCGTTCGGCGGCTGGGTTCCACCAAGGATCGAAATGGATTACTGTGTCTGCGGTCGTTAAGTTAAGCCCAGTGCCACCCGCTTTTAGGCTGATTAGGAACACAGGCTTACGGCCTTCCTGGAAGTCATCTATCTGTGTTTGCCTTGAGCGAGTCTTACCAGTCAGCAAACTGTAGTCAATATTGAGGCGTTGCAGCTCTTCTTCGATTAGGGATAACATGCCAGTGAACTGACTGAAAATAAGGATTTTACGCCCCTCTTCCACCATTTCAGTTAAGTTTTCCGTAAGCCAGGTAAGCTTGGCGTTACTCTTAACGTTTTGCGCTTGTTCAAGCTTCACCAGACGAGGATCGCAGCAGGCTTGGCGCAATTTAAGCAAGGCGTCTAAAAACTCGATATGACTGCTAGACACGCCTTTTTGGGCGAACAATTCCCGCAGTTTTTTCTCCATCACTAAACGAATACTTTCATACAAGTTACGCTGATCTTTCTCCAAGGTGAGTGAAGAGATAATCTCAGTTTTCTCCGGTAATTCCGCGGCCACTTCTTGCTTAGTACGGCGCAGCATAAAGGGGGAAATTCGCGTAGAAAGCTGAATTAACTTCTCTTTATCCGCTTGTTTTTCTATTGGATTTCTAAATTCTTTTAAAAAGTGCGTATGTTGACCTAAGAGACCTGGCAAACAAAAGTCCATCAAGGATTTGAGCTCGCCTAAGTGGTTTTCAAGGGGGGTACCCGACAGGCACAAGCGAAAACGGCCCCGCAAAGTTTTAACCAACTGAGTCACCTTGGCCTGGGCATTTTTAATCAGCTGAGCTTCATCTAAAATAAGGTGTTCAAAATGGATCTGACTATAGATAAGCTCGTCCCGCAAGATAAGCGGATAGGTGGTGATCACTAAGTCATGCTGCTCAATTTGCGCCAACAAGTCTTTGCGTTTATTACCATGTATCACCAATACCTTAAGGCTTGGGGCAAACTTTTGGGTCTCTTTTAACCAGTTGCCAATCAAGCTAGTTGGACAGATGATAAGGCTGGTTTTAGCCGTTTTGTCGCCGCGCTGTTCTTTCGCCTTTAGTAAAAATGCCAAGGTCTGAATGGTTTTACCTAGGCCCATATCATCGGCCAATATACCGCCAAGCTGATACTCTTTTAAGAAGCATAACCAGTCCAGCCCTTGTTTCTGATAATCCCTTAAGGTGGCATTAAGGCCCGCAGGCAAGCTCACCGACACTATGCCTTTAAACTCACCGAGCTTGGCCGCCAATGCTTGGATCCGCTCGCCATTAAGCAGGCGAATTTCGCTGGCGGTTAATTCATTGAGCAAATGAGCTCGACTGCGAGGCACTTGCAGCTTATCTTCGCCGTGACGGTCAAACAGTTCCTTAATAATGGACACTAAGGGTTTAATGGTTTTGGCTTTGACTTGAATAAAGCCCCCATTAGGGGATGGCAGCAACAGGAACTGCTCATCATCTGGCTCCCCATGTTGTTGCAGCCAGCGTGCCACTAAGGCTAACAAGGGCACACTCTGGCCATCGATATCGGCATTTAACGACAACGAAAACCAGCCATTATCTTCATCGTCATTAAGATCGATATCTAGTTCCGCGGCGACAATATTAAGGTCAAAATCCTCGGCCTCAATCAACTCATAACCTAGCTTAGTTAACGCTTGCTTAGTGCTCGCACTGTCATTGTCTACGGCATCTTGAGTGTTTACAAACTGCGACCAGGCATAGATGGCATCAGGCAAGATGCCCAAAGTAGCAAAACAGTGCAATGTTTCACTGCTTGCGACATCTAAAGGGTTTAGGAAGCTAAACTTGAGCGTCGATAACGCATCGGCGGCGCGGGTTTCGCCCTCCAAATCTCGCTTGACTTGATACTGCACCTTATCTTTTTTAATTAAGCTGATGGCTTCACGCTTTGCCTTACCGCTAAAGCAGATCTCCCCATAGAGAAATTCAAGCCTTAATGCCGGCTGCTTGCCAGCGCCCATGGCATCAGACAATTTGACCATAGTTAAAGTAAGGCGCACCTTCAGCGGGCTATCGACTTCATGAAACTCAATATCGGCAGGCACAGGCACATTGCGCGGCGAGAAATGCTGCAGCATTTTGTGACTAATACTGTCCACTTGAGTCAGTGGCACAGGCGGCATCTGTTGCAGTAATTTAAGCTTGGCTGTGGTGAGTTCAGTGTCTAGTAAACCAATTCGTAAGTAGTCTAAATCCACAAACATGGGCGGCACAGTGGCGATAAATTCCCAGTTTTCCAGTGTTGGCAACTGCATTTGCATTTGGGTGTGTTTTCTATCCAACTCAAGCCAAATAAACTCAGGGGTGATGGCTTGTGTTCGCATGATAGGGAAACGGCTATCTTCCCAGAAACAGGTATCCAGATTGAGCATTTTATTGAGTGCCAGGGCACAAATCTCACCTTCAAGGTAAATTTTAGAGGCATGATGATTAGCCGCCAGCACTGACATCAGTAAGCTGACAATTTGCGCATCTTCCTTGGATATCCACCAAGGAATATGATATTTCACTTCGGTGAGTGCCAGTTTACTGCCTCGATTAAACTGGCCTTTCTTGTTGAGCTTGCTTCTTTTAAGCTCAACAAATACCCCTTGATGATCGCTCGACAACACGAAAATCACGCGGTCCTTTTCTTGCTCGGGCAACTCATCTGCGCTACCTGAAGTGGCTTGTTCATCCAGTTGCATCAACCATTGAGATAAGCGCTGCTCTTCTACTGGCTTTTTATCCACTAAGGTTAATAACGCCGCCGCCACATGTTTACAATTGCTTCTCACGGGACAGGTGCAATGAGCATTCATCAAAATTTTATGATTAATGTTCACTAAGGTGATGTCTTGACGATAAGGCTCTGGGTGACTGCCAGCCACAAAGGATTCAATATTATGATTGTCGCTACTGGCAGTCACATCCAGTACCCGACCTTGGATCACGTAATTCTGTGCTTTTTGTAACACATTGGCAGGGAACAACTTAGCCACTAAGGCTGAGGTCATCTTGATTGGCAGATTAAAAATTTTAGCCGACATGCACACACCCAGAATACAGCGGTAAAACACACACACCGCTTAGGAAAATAAACAACCATACATTCTATGGAATAAGTGCCTAAATGCCTAGGGATAATCTAGTTGTGTGAAAAAATGAGGTTAATAAAATAGCCGCAAGCTAAGGTTGCGGCTTATTAAGTCAATTCAATAAGACTGAAATTACAGCGAATAACGCAGGCCAATGAGCAAGGCATCATCTTCTGACAATTCCATTGCGGCTGCTCTTTGGCCATTAAAATCGCCTAAGTTTTTAGAAAACTCAGCAAACACCACAGTGCTGGTATCAAACAGGTAATGCACGCCGGCGACCATAGATTGGCGCTTAAACACATCTCCTTGGTAAGCCTTGGCATACTCTGCACTGGCTTCGAGTAAGTTATAGGTCAAGATGAAACGAATGCCATTGTCATATTGGTAAGCAATAATGGACTCGACGCCTTTTGATTCTGGGATCATTCGGTTTAGGTTATCGGTATCATGGAACTGGTTCCAATTGAAATTAGCCGCGGCGTAAAAACCGGCCACATCCCACCAACCGTAAGCAAAACCAAAGCCATAGATATAATCTGTTTCATCAAAGCTTGTGCCATCAAAGCGATTGCCTTCCACTTGACCATAGTTGCCACCTAAGGTCATAAGCCATTGATCATTGACTTGATATGTCACCCCAAGACCTGCGGTGTTCGAATAATCAAGGCGACTCACTTCAAGGGGGTCATTCGCTTTATCTAAGGTGATTTTTTCGCTTTTTAGCTGAACTTGCGCCGCAAAAGACACATCCCCTAAGCGATTACGGTATTGCACTATCTTATCACCGCGGCCAGTGCCATTTACCGCACCATCAAACTTGTTATAGGTGTAAGTGCCTGATGCATTACCATCGGTAAAGAAGGCTAAGTTGGTGTAGCACACGACATCGTACCAAGCTCCCCACTGCTTACCCATAGTTAAACTGCCATAATCCGCATGCGAAAGCCCGGCATAACCCAAGCGGTTATAGATGAAGTCATCTTGAGAGGATCCAAAGCTTTCATCGCCGTTGTAAATCACCCGACCTGTGCCCACAGGGTCAACACCCCATTCGAGTTTGGCAAAGGCGTGCCAGTCATTTTTTAACTGGCGCTCGAACGCAAAATTAATTCTCGAAGCGCCGTTTGCGATTTCGCTAACGTCTTGAGTGTCTATTGCACGCACGTCAATCCAGCCGCCAATGTTCACCTTATTGGTATCGTCTTTGTATATCTCAATGGCGACGGCTTGAGACGCCATTAATGCTGAAATGAGTGCTGTTAAATATGCTTGTTTCATTGCGACTGCTCTTTTGCTGACATAAACGTAATTGTTTTTTTATTACGTACTTTAGTTTCATAGGTTCCATTTCAGAGTAGCAAAGCTCAGGATTAGCTGGCAAACGAATACAGTAAACTCATTGAAATAAATAAAACTTAATACAATAAAAACAACCTAATAAAACAAATAAGAACAAATTACCTACTTTTCATTTCCTTTTCAGCTAACAAACAGCAAATTGAAACACAAACCAACATGAAAATTAATTACAGCGCATTATCACTCACTCAAGCCCTTAGGCATAAAAAAGGATCCCAAAAGGATCCTTTCTTATCACAGATGAATAAGGCTTAATTCATCTCTACCGTGATATGTGACACCTTGGGCAAGTGATGAGCCAGCAGTTTTTGATAATGCTCCCTCCTGTTATGATATTGCCCGCTGTGAGAACAAATGGACAAAATAGCCGCATTATGACCTTCACTCAGGGTCCAAAGGTGTAAGTCTTCAACCTTAATATCCGGGTCCTGCTCGATAATATGCTTCAAGGCAGCGACACTAGCTGGAGCTTGGGTTTTATCCAGCAGCACTGTGCTGGTTTGCTTAATTAAGCCTAAGGCCCATTTACTGATGATCACCGCCCCCACAATCCCCATGAGGGCATCCATCCACAGCCAACCAAAGTAACGCCCTGCAAACAAGGCTAAAATCGCCAATACAGAGGTCAAGGTATCGGCGAGCACGTGAAAATATGCCGCCGACAAATTGTGATCTTTGTGTTCATGCCCATGGTGAGAATGTTCATGATGTTCGTGATGTTCGTGATGTTCGTCAGCATGATGGTGATGTTCGTGATGTTCGTGATGTTCGTGATGTTCGTGATGTTCGTGATGTTCGTGATGTTCGTGATGTTCGTCAGCATGATGGTGATGCTCATCGTGCAGTACAAACACAGAAATAACGTTCACACCTAAACCAATAAAGGCCACCACCAAGGCTTCATCAAAGGCGATGCTTTCTGGAGACCATAAACGATGCAAGGACTCTACTATCATCAATAACGCCACGATCAACAGCGCCACTGCACTGGCAAATCCTCCCAAATAATTCACTTTGCCCGTGCCGAAACTGAACAAGCTGTTATGGCTGTGCTTTCTCGCATAGGCGTAGACGAACATGGTGATTGCAAATGCTGCCGCATGGGTGCCCATATGCCAACCATCGGCCAGCAAGGCCATGGAGCCTGACCAAGTGCCAACCCCAATCTCGGCAAACATGGTGACCAAGGTAATAAAAAACACGATTAGCACCTTAGACTCTTTTCCCTTGGTTTCACTAAGGTAATGATGACTGTGCGCAGTAGATGCTGGATTAACTTTACTTGTATTCATAGATATTGAGCTTGATTGAGTGTGTGGATACCATTAAACTATACTATACCCCAGTATAGATAAGATCAATATTCTCATGTCACACATACATAAAGACAATAAAAAAATCCTGACTCGGGTTCGACGCATCAAGGGTCAAGCCGAAGCACTGGAGAAACTGCTTGAAACTCAGCCCGACTGCAGCCAAGTATTGCAGCAAATCGCAGCCATACGCGGCGCCACCAATGGCCTGATGACGCAGGTGCTAGAAAGCCACATCAGGGAACACTTAGGTGATGCATCCATTAGCGAAAGTGAACGCCAGGGCGAAGTGGAACAAGTGATACAAATCCTTAAAAGCTACCTCAAATAAGCCTGAGGCCCTTAAGGATCATTACCGTCATGCTATTGACCCTGTTTCTCTGTGTTCAGCCACAATATGTCTAGCCATAGCAGTAAATCTGCCAGTAGAATACGCCTCTCATTAAGACTCAGGATCCCGTTATGGAGTTAATACTCGCCATCACCTTGTTTGCCTTTTCATCTGGCATAACCCCAGGGCCAAACAACATCATGTTGATGACTTCAGGGGTGAATTTTGGCATCAAGCCTTCATTACCTCATTTAGCTGGTATATGTTTAGGTTTCCCTTGCATGGTTTTAGCCATAGGACTGGGTCTGAGCTCAGTGTTTCAAGCCTACCCGGTATTGCACCTCATCATTAAAGTACTGGGGGTGAGTTATCTGCTGTATTTGTCTTGGTTAATCGCCAGAAGCAGTAACAAGATGGAAGGGAAACAATTGAGCCAACCCTTTAGTTTTATTCAGGCGGCGGCGTTTCAATGGGTGAATCCTAAGGGATGGATCATGGCGGTCGGTGCCATTGCCACCTTTACCGTACAAACGGCGGATATGACACCACAAGTCTTGACCATAGCGACTGTGTTCTTATGTGTCGCCTTTCCTTGCGCCATGGTGTGGCTCACTTTTGGTGTGGCACTCAAGCGATTATTAAAAAACCAGCGTCAACAAAAAATATTCAATATTACCATGGCGTTACTGCTAGTCGCCTCCATCTTGCCTATGATAGGGGCTTGAGTCTTGAATGCTAAACACCCAAATCACCCAGGGCAGAATTTGCCCCAAACAAGCCAATTTTGAGATAAAGGTAATGGATCAACAGCAGCAAGAACATCAACAGATGATAAGCGCCACATCTAACTGGGTTAGCAATGTCATCATGAAATATAACCTCTGCCCTTTTGCTCGCAAAGAAGTTGAACGGGGCAGTATTCGCTATCTAGTGGTAGAAGAAACTAAGCGTAAGCAAGTACTGGCGGCGCTCATTAAAGAATGCCAATTTCTAGATGAAAACCCTGATATGGAAACCAGTTTAGTCATACTTGCGCGGGGTTTTGAAGGGTTTTATGACTACTTAGATCTGCTTGATTCTGCCAATGATGCGCTATTGGATAATGCCTATGAAGGTGTTTATCAGCTGGCAAGCTTTCATCCTGATTATTGCTTTGAAGATGAACCCCAAGACAGTCCGGCAAACTTCACTAATCGCTCTCCCTACCCCACATTGCATATCATTCGAGAGTCCAGCATGGAACAAGCTTTAGCCAGTTATCATGATCCTGAATCGATCCCTCTGCGCAACATGGCTTTTGCCAATAAAAAAGGCAGTGATTTTTTTATTAAACTCTTGAGTGAGTGTCACAAATAGCGCTAAAAATGACAGAGGGCTTGCTTTAACTAAGTAAAGCAAGCCCTGCTTGGTGTGTCATTCACGCTTAGTGATTTGCTGACCTAGTTTATCCCAGCTTCCACCTGATATTTATCTTTCAAGGCTTGAATTTCAGCGCTGCTTGATTTCAAAAATGCGTTAAACTGCTCGACGATATCCGGCCTTTTAATACTTGAAATCGCATAGGCGCTGCGGGTGTGAGGCAAAGAAGCATCGAACACCATCAATTCAGGTTTTTTCATGACTTCCCGCAAATGATACATGGCTACCGCCACGTTGAAATAAGCCCCCTCGACACGGCCACTTTCTACCTGCTTAACAAGTGCATCTAAGTTATTGTTTTCAGTTACCTTAACGCTTCCGGCGCCAATTTTATCTAAGTAATCAAATGGGGTAAAACCCGCTATGGTGCCAAGGCGAAACTTATCCCCAATGCCTTTCCCCTTATTGGCAGGCAATACTAAGGTACCATCAATAAAATTAACCACAGGGTCGCTATAGACGACTTTGTGTGCAGCCTTGGCATCCGATGCCCAGAAGGCATTATCTGGGTACTTAAGGTCCACT includes:
- a CDS encoding (2Fe-2S)-binding protein, translated to MPSSTQTLLVNGRKFTLDADPKMPVLWALRDLIGLTGTKFGCGAGLCGACTIHLDGKPVRGCLTSLSQVQGKQVTTIEGLEADKLKAQWLEHNVPQCGYCQAGQLMSAAALLASTPKPSEQQINEAMVGNICRCGTYPRIKAAIQAASEA
- a CDS encoding nucleotidyltransferase family protein, producing MPLNKPIRLVPVILAAGGSRRFNGVKLMSRLNNGKLLLEHSIQQLQLGCEQFQAQQDGVHSNASVNHSVDISRLELSPVTVILGGHHECLAPLLPSGMAYRLNPDWHQGLSSSIRVAVKHAAELDADALLLTLADQVALESHDYAALFALFCGRFSQGAPHSGQTTAAFYRQTPGVPAIFLADDFSALSQLNADKGAKAILVERHNRQQLQLLPLEQAAIDIDTQTELSLWLADA
- a CDS encoding XdhC family protein; this translates as MTHDLLDLLRQWHQSPDEAWVLAVLTQVQGSSYRKPGAMMLFHPMGKSYGMLSGGCLEADLRRHAQQVIQSQCVAQVEYDASDESDSSYQLGCGGIVNIMLVTVTKANDYLGFNPLLAALARGDSVEYELSLPANASPCQQASAKLSIVPLSDNLTQAQLKGAHKAVTAYKHEVLTMRLAPPIALGIFGAGLDAQPVAAMAQQLGWQVSVFDERSAYGRLYDFPSVKVVKGPFDAIEPAILKRLDAAIVMSHNLNLDAKALSLLASLSQPHSHNNLAYLALLGPPQRRDRVLRIAGLELADIKCFFSAPAGLALGGELPSSVALSIVSQCHGVLHGSAIIALDEVMGCP
- a CDS encoding alpha/beta fold hydrolase codes for the protein MRTDNKLSGIIAKKHSFSVPLDYQQSPSEQINLFVRELSSVEHQNKELPYLVFFQGGPGFGAVRPVANTGWIKRALTQYRVLLLDQRGTGLSTPVSAESLAHLTSQQQAEYLSHFRSDNIIRDAELIRAKLSPDRPWSILGQSFGGFCVLRYLSAAPQGLKAAYITGGIPSLERSADEVYQATYQRVLAKNQDFFSRFSDARELANRLASHISEYEVLLSSGERLTVEMLQLLGINLGMEQGPEGVYYLLEQALIDTAQGVKVNPLFLHQFGQFLDYNTNPLFAVLHESIYCQNSASNWAAHRVREQYSQFNYHLGKDLLFTGEMVYPWMFDQFSQLQPLKEAAELLAAKSDWPALYDLEQLKANTVPVSAAIYSEDMFVEMQYSLETTKDVGSLKYWLTSEYEHNGIRMDGERVLDKLIALNTGRELR
- a CDS encoding DEAD/DEAH box helicase, with product MSAKIFNLPIKMTSALVAKLFPANVLQKAQNYVIQGRVLDVTASSDNHNIESFVAGSHPEPYRQDITLVNINHKILMNAHCTCPVRSNCKHVAAALLTLVDKKPVEEQRLSQWLMQLDEQATSGSADELPEQEKDRVIFVLSSDHQGVFVELKRSKLNKKGQFNRGSKLALTEVKYHIPWWISKEDAQIVSLLMSVLAANHHASKIYLEGEICALALNKMLNLDTCFWEDSRFPIMRTQAITPEFIWLELDRKHTQMQMQLPTLENWEFIATVPPMFVDLDYLRIGLLDTELTTAKLKLLQQMPPVPLTQVDSISHKMLQHFSPRNVPVPADIEFHEVDSPLKVRLTLTMVKLSDAMGAGKQPALRLEFLYGEICFSGKAKREAISLIKKDKVQYQVKRDLEGETRAADALSTLKFSFLNPLDVASSETLHCFATLGILPDAIYAWSQFVNTQDAVDNDSASTKQALTKLGYELIEAEDFDLNIVAAELDIDLNDDEDNGWFSLSLNADIDGQSVPLLALVARWLQQHGEPDDEQFLLLPSPNGGFIQVKAKTIKPLVSIIKELFDRHGEDKLQVPRSRAHLLNELTASEIRLLNGERIQALAAKLGEFKGIVSVSLPAGLNATLRDYQKQGLDWLCFLKEYQLGGILADDMGLGKTIQTLAFLLKAKEQRGDKTAKTSLIICPTSLIGNWLKETQKFAPSLKVLVIHGNKRKDLLAQIEQHDLVITTYPLILRDELIYSQIHFEHLILDEAQLIKNAQAKVTQLVKTLRGRFRLCLSGTPLENHLGELKSLMDFCLPGLLGQHTHFLKEFRNPIEKQADKEKLIQLSTRISPFMLRRTKQEVAAELPEKTEIISSLTLEKDQRNLYESIRLVMEKKLRELFAQKGVSSSHIEFLDALLKLRQACCDPRLVKLEQAQNVKSNAKLTWLTENLTEMVEEGRKILIFSQFTGMLSLIEEELQRLNIDYSLLTGKTRSRQTQIDDFQEGRKPVFLISLKAGGTGLNLTTADTVIHFDPWWNPAAERQATDRAHRIGQLNPVFVYKLIAQGTVEEKIHEMQQHKQGLADSILSDKEQGPWQGSAEDLLALLS
- a CDS encoding porin, yielding MKQAYLTALISALMASQAVAIEIYKDDTNKVNIGGWIDVRAIDTQDVSEIANGASRINFAFERQLKNDWHAFAKLEWGVDPVGTGRVIYNGDESFGSSQDDFIYNRLGYAGLSHADYGSLTMGKQWGAWYDVVCYTNLAFFTDGNASGTYTYNKFDGAVNGTGRGDKIVQYRNRLGDVSFAAQVQLKSEKITLDKANDPLEVSRLDYSNTAGLGVTYQVNDQWLMTLGGNYGQVEGNRFDGTSFDETDYIYGFGFAYGWWDVAGFYAAANFNWNQFHDTDNLNRMIPESKGVESIIAYQYDNGIRFILTYNLLEASAEYAKAYQGDVFKRQSMVAGVHYLFDTSTVVFAEFSKNLGDFNGQRAAAMELSEDDALLIGLRYSL
- a CDS encoding cation diffusion facilitator family transporter, with amino-acid sequence MNTSKVNPASTAHSHHYLSETKGKESKVLIVFFITLVTMFAEIGVGTWSGSMALLADGWHMGTHAAAFAITMFVYAYARKHSHNSLFSFGTGKVNYLGGFASAVALLIVALLMIVESLHRLWSPESIAFDEALVVAFIGLGVNVISVFVLHDEHHHHADEHHEHHEHHEHHEHHEHHEHHEHHHHADEHHEHHEHHEHSHHGHEHKDHNLSAAYFHVLADTLTSVLAILALFAGRYFGWLWMDALMGIVGAVIISKWALGLIKQTSTVLLDKTQAPASVAALKHIIEQDPDIKVEDLHLWTLSEGHNAAILSICSHSGQYHNRREHYQKLLAHHLPKVSHITVEMN
- a CDS encoding metal/formaldehyde-sensitive transcriptional repressor, which gives rise to MSHIHKDNKKILTRVRRIKGQAEALEKLLETQPDCSQVLQQIAAIRGATNGLMTQVLESHIREHLGDASISESERQGEVEQVIQILKSYLK
- a CDS encoding LysE family translocator → MELILAITLFAFSSGITPGPNNIMLMTSGVNFGIKPSLPHLAGICLGFPCMVLAIGLGLSSVFQAYPVLHLIIKVLGVSYLLYLSWLIARSSNKMEGKQLSQPFSFIQAAAFQWVNPKGWIMAVGAIATFTVQTADMTPQVLTIATVFLCVAFPCAMVWLTFGVALKRLLKNQRQQKIFNITMALLLVASILPMIGA